The Pseudomonas iranensis genome includes a window with the following:
- a CDS encoding D-cysteine desulfhydrase → MIKQQLQRFPRLELLSHPTPLEKLERLSTWLGREVYIKRDDLTPLAMGGNKLRKLEYLAADALAQGADTLITAGALQSNHVRQTAALAAKLGLGCVALLENPLGTDDSNYTGNGNRLLLDLFDTKVELVDNLDNADEQLAALAVRLRGNGKKPYLVPIGGSNALGALGYVRAGLELAEQIKDSGLDFAAVVLASGSAGTHSGLGLALSEALPQLPVIGVTVSRSEEDQRPKVQGLAERTAELLGVELPTSFKVELWDEYFAPRYGEPNAGTLAAVKLLAAQEGLLLDPVYTGKAMAGLLDGIGRQRFDDGPIIFLHTGGAPALFAYKDSF, encoded by the coding sequence ATGATCAAACAACAGCTGCAACGCTTCCCCCGTCTCGAACTGCTGAGCCACCCCACGCCGCTGGAAAAACTCGAACGCCTGTCCACCTGGCTCGGTCGCGAGGTGTACATCAAGCGCGATGACCTGACACCGCTGGCGATGGGCGGCAACAAGCTGCGCAAACTCGAATACCTCGCCGCCGACGCGCTCGCGCAAGGTGCTGACACGCTGATCACGGCCGGTGCGCTGCAATCGAATCACGTGCGCCAGACCGCTGCGCTCGCGGCGAAACTCGGCCTCGGTTGTGTGGCGCTGCTGGAAAACCCGCTGGGCACTGACGACAGCAATTACACCGGCAACGGCAACCGCCTGCTGCTGGATCTGTTCGACACCAAGGTCGAGTTGGTCGACAACCTCGACAATGCCGACGAACAACTGGCCGCCCTCGCCGTACGTCTGCGCGGCAACGGCAAGAAGCCGTATCTGGTGCCGATTGGCGGCTCCAATGCGCTCGGTGCTCTGGGTTATGTGCGCGCCGGGCTGGAGCTGGCTGAGCAGATCAAGGACAGCGGCCTCGATTTCGCCGCGGTGGTGCTGGCTTCAGGCAGTGCCGGTACTCACAGTGGTCTCGGACTGGCGCTGAGTGAGGCGCTGCCGCAACTGCCGGTGATCGGCGTGACCGTTTCGCGCAGTGAAGAAGACCAGCGCCCGAAGGTCCAGGGTTTGGCCGAACGCACCGCTGAGCTGCTGGGCGTCGAATTGCCGACCAGCTTCAAGGTCGAGCTCTGGGACGAATATTTCGCCCCGCGTTACGGCGAACCGAATGCCGGTACTTTGGCGGCGGTGAAACTGTTGGCGGCTCAGGAAGGTCTGTTGCTTGACCCGGTCTACACCGGCAAGGCCATGGCCGGTCTGCTCGACGGGATTGGCCGGCAGCGCTTCGATGACGGCCCGATCATCTTCCTGCACACCGGTGGCGCGCCGGCGTTGTTTGCGTATAAGGATTCTTTCTAA
- the epsC gene encoding serine O-acetyltransferase EpsC: MSERSSHWQLHTIVGQLRSARDQWRAQNGRASGEQGGRELPSRAAMAEILEALCGALFPMRLGPVDLREESEDFYVGHTLDVALNALLAQTRLELRYVARHSAQDDSEVETRAIQIVQNFALALPGLRTLLDTDVLAAYHGDPAARSVDEVLLCYPGILAVIHHRLAHHLYRAGLPLLARISAEIAHSATGIDIHPGAQIGRSFFIDHGTGVVIGETAIIGERVRIYQAVTLGAKRFPADEDGQLQKGHPRHPIVEDDVVIYAGATILGRITIGKGSTIGGNVWLTRSVPAGANLTQANLQHDDGTQK; this comes from the coding sequence GTGAGCGAGCGTTCCAGCCATTGGCAATTGCACACCATCGTCGGCCAGCTGCGCAGCGCGCGGGATCAGTGGCGCGCACAGAATGGTCGGGCTTCAGGAGAGCAGGGTGGGCGCGAGTTGCCGTCGCGGGCGGCCATGGCGGAAATCCTTGAGGCGCTGTGTGGCGCGCTGTTCCCGATGCGCCTGGGGCCGGTCGATCTGCGTGAAGAAAGTGAAGATTTCTACGTCGGCCACACGCTTGATGTAGCGCTGAATGCCTTGCTGGCGCAAACGCGCCTGGAGTTGCGTTACGTTGCCCGCCACAGCGCGCAGGACGACAGTGAAGTCGAAACCCGCGCCATCCAGATCGTGCAAAATTTCGCGTTGGCCTTGCCGGGGCTGCGCACGCTGCTCGACACCGATGTGCTGGCGGCCTATCACGGCGACCCGGCGGCACGCAGCGTTGATGAAGTGCTGCTGTGCTATCCGGGCATTCTCGCGGTGATTCACCATCGCCTGGCGCACCATTTATACCGTGCCGGGCTGCCGCTGCTGGCGCGGATCAGCGCGGAAATCGCCCACTCGGCGACGGGCATCGATATCCACCCGGGCGCGCAGATCGGCCGCAGCTTCTTTATCGATCACGGCACCGGTGTGGTGATTGGCGAAACCGCGATCATTGGTGAGCGAGTGCGGATTTATCAGGCGGTGACCCTGGGGGCCAAGCGCTTCCCGGCGGATGAGGACGGCCAGTTGCAGAAGGGCCATCCGCGTCACCCGATCGTTGAGGATGACGTGGTGATTTACGCCGGGGCGACGATTCTCGGACGGATCACCATCGGCAAGGGCTCGACCATTGGCGGCAACGTCTGGCTGACGCGCAGCGTGCCGGCGGGGGCGAATCTGACCCAGGCGAATCTGCAGCATGATGACGGGACGCAAAAATAG
- the betT gene encoding choline transporter BetT, producing the protein MNPPVFYFAATVILLFGLVVIAIPEQAGAWLLEAQNWAANTVGWYYLLAMTLYLVFVVVTALSGYGKIKLGADHDEPEFSYLSWAGMLFAAGISITLFFFCVSEPLTHMLQPPQGEAGTADAARQAMQILFLHWGLHGWGVFAFVGMALAYFAYRHNLPLALRSALYPLIGKRINGPIGYAVDGFGIIATVFGLGADMGFGVLHLNSGLDYLFGIAHTQWIQVGLITLMMGAAIIVAVSGVDKGVRVMSDINMLLACGLLLFVLFAGPTQHLLNTLIQNVGDYLGALPMKSFDLYAYDKPSDWLGGWTVFYWAWWIAWSPFVGLFIARISRGRTIREFVFGVLLIPLGFTLAWMSIFGNSALDQVLNHGMSALGMSAIDNPSMSIYLLLETYPWSKTVIAVTVFISFVFFVTSADSGTVVLSTLSAKGGNPDEDGPKWLRVFWGAMTALITSALLFSGSIDALKSAVVLTSLPFSLILLLMMWGLHKAFYLESQKQIAQLHSLAPVSGSRRGTGGWRQRLSQAVHFPSRDEVYRFMESTVRPAIEEVTAVFVEKGLHVVTQPDPAHDNVSLEIGHGEQHPFIYQVQMRGYFTPSFARGGMGSKQLNNRRYYRAEVHLSEGSQDYDLVGYTKEQIINDILDQYERHMQFLHLVR; encoded by the coding sequence ATGAATCCGCCGGTGTTCTACTTCGCCGCGACGGTCATTCTGCTGTTTGGTCTTGTCGTCATTGCCATCCCCGAGCAGGCCGGCGCCTGGTTGCTGGAAGCGCAAAACTGGGCGGCCAATACGGTCGGCTGGTACTACCTGCTCGCGATGACCCTGTATCTGGTCTTCGTGGTGGTCACCGCGTTATCCGGCTACGGCAAGATAAAACTCGGTGCCGACCACGACGAGCCCGAATTCAGTTACCTGTCCTGGGCCGGCATGCTGTTCGCCGCCGGGATAAGCATCACGCTGTTTTTCTTCTGCGTTTCCGAACCGCTGACCCACATGCTGCAGCCGCCGCAAGGGGAGGCCGGCACCGCCGACGCCGCGCGGCAAGCGATGCAGATTCTGTTCCTGCACTGGGGCCTGCATGGCTGGGGCGTGTTTGCCTTCGTCGGCATGGCGCTGGCCTATTTCGCCTATCGGCACAATCTGCCGCTGGCCCTGCGTTCGGCGTTGTATCCGCTGATCGGCAAACGCATCAACGGCCCGATCGGCTATGCGGTGGACGGCTTCGGCATCATCGCCACGGTGTTCGGTCTTGGTGCCGACATGGGCTTCGGCGTGTTGCACCTCAACTCGGGCCTGGATTATCTGTTCGGCATCGCCCATACCCAGTGGATTCAGGTCGGCCTGATTACGCTGATGATGGGCGCGGCGATCATCGTTGCGGTCTCCGGTGTCGATAAAGGCGTGCGGGTGATGTCCGACATCAACATGCTGCTGGCCTGCGGGCTGCTGCTGTTCGTGCTGTTTGCCGGGCCGACGCAGCACCTGCTCAACACCCTCATCCAGAACGTCGGCGATTACCTCGGCGCCTTGCCGATGAAGAGTTTCGACCTCTACGCCTACGACAAACCGAGTGACTGGCTGGGTGGCTGGACAGTGTTCTACTGGGCCTGGTGGATTGCATGGTCGCCGTTCGTGGGCCTGTTCATTGCGCGGATCTCCCGTGGCCGCACCATCCGTGAATTCGTCTTCGGCGTGCTGTTGATCCCGCTCGGTTTCACCCTGGCGTGGATGTCGATCTTCGGCAACAGCGCCCTGGATCAGGTGCTCAATCACGGCATGAGTGCGTTGGGCATGTCGGCCATCGACAATCCGTCGATGAGCATTTACCTGCTGCTGGAAACCTATCCGTGGAGCAAGACGGTCATTGCCGTGACGGTGTTTATCAGCTTCGTGTTCTTCGTGACCTCGGCGGACTCTGGCACCGTGGTCCTCTCGACCCTGTCGGCCAAGGGTGGCAACCCGGATGAAGACGGGCCGAAATGGCTGCGGGTGTTCTGGGGCGCAATGACCGCGCTGATTACCAGCGCGCTGCTGTTCTCCGGCAGCATCGATGCGCTGAAGTCGGCGGTGGTGCTGACCTCATTGCCGTTCTCGTTGATCCTGCTGCTGATGATGTGGGGCCTGCACAAGGCGTTCTATCTGGAGTCGCAGAAGCAGATCGCGCAGTTGCATTCGCTGGCGCCGGTCTCCGGTTCGCGGCGTGGCACCGGTGGCTGGCGTCAGCGCCTGAGTCAGGCCGTGCACTTCCCGTCCCGCGACGAGGTGTACCGCTTCATGGAAAGCACGGTGCGCCCGGCAATCGAGGAAGTGACCGCCGTGTTCGTCGAAAAAGGTCTGCACGTCGTCACCCAGCCAGATCCGGCGCATGACAACGTCAGCCTGGAAATTGGTCATGGCGAGCAGCATCCGTTCATCTATCAGGTGCAGATGCGCGGCTACTTCACGCCATCGTTCGCGCGCGGCGGCATGGGTTCCAAGCAACTCAACAATCGCCGCTACTACCGCGCCGAAGTGCACTTGAGCGAGGGCAGTCAGGACTACGATCTGGTCGGCTACACCAAAGAGCAGATCATCAACGACATCCTCGACCAGTACGAACGGCACATGCAGTTCCTGCATCTGGTGCGTTGA
- a CDS encoding type II toxin-antitoxin system HicA family toxin, which translates to MRSREMIRMIEDDGWYLVAVKGSHHQYKHSFKQGRVTIKHPDSDLPKGTINSILKQAGLK; encoded by the coding sequence ATGCGCAGTCGGGAAATGATCAGGATGATCGAGGACGATGGTTGGTACCTGGTCGCGGTAAAAGGCAGTCACCACCAGTACAAGCATTCGTTCAAGCAGGGAAGGGTGACAATCAAGCATCCTGATTCGGATCTGCCCAAGGGTACGATCAACAGCATTTTGAAACAGGCGGGTTTGAAATGA
- a CDS encoding type II toxin-antitoxin system HicB family antitoxin, with protein MKFPVVLHKDADSDYGVIIPDVPGCYSAGATVAEAFENTQEALALHYEGLVADGAPLPQVRDIDAHLDNPDYAGGIWGVVDFDITPYFGKSVRFNATLPEQLLERIDQTVRRDRRYRSRSGFLAAAALRELSV; from the coding sequence ATGAAATTCCCGGTCGTTCTGCACAAGGATGCCGACTCGGACTACGGCGTGATCATTCCGGACGTACCGGGGTGTTATTCCGCAGGCGCCACGGTAGCCGAAGCTTTCGAAAACACGCAGGAAGCGCTGGCGCTGCACTACGAGGGGCTGGTCGCCGATGGCGCGCCACTGCCGCAAGTGCGCGACATTGATGCTCATCTTGATAACCCGGATTACGCGGGCGGTATCTGGGGCGTGGTCGACTTTGACATCACGCCTTACTTCGGCAAATCAGTGCGCTTCAATGCCACATTGCCCGAGCAGTTGCTGGAACGTATTGACCAGACCGTCCGGCGAGACCGGCGCTATCGTTCCCGGTCCGGATTTCTGGCGGCCGCTGCGCTGCGCGAATTGTCGGTATGA
- the mgrA gene encoding L-glyceraldehyde 3-phosphate reductase has product MTYTAAENRYDSIPYRRVGRSGLVLPALSLGLWHNFGDSTPIETQRALLRTAFDLGINHFDLANNYGPPYGSAEINFGRLLREDFKQYRDELIISSKAGWDMWPGPYGQGGGSRKYVLASLDQSLQRLGLDYVDIFYSHRFDPDTPLEETASALATAVQQGKALYIGISSYSGVKTREMAALLKEWKVPLLIHQPAYNLLNRWVEKDLLDTTDELGTGVIAFTPLAQGLLTDKYLNGVPADARVNRPGGGSLQASHLSEANIAHVRALNEIAQRRGQSLAQLALAWTLRDPRVTSALIGASRPEQIIENVGALKNLNFSAEELAEIDRFAQEGGINLWEKPSTAE; this is encoded by the coding sequence ATGACTTACACCGCTGCCGAAAACCGCTACGACTCCATTCCTTACCGCCGCGTCGGCCGCAGCGGTCTGGTGCTGCCGGCATTGTCGCTGGGCCTGTGGCACAACTTTGGCGACAGCACGCCGATCGAAACCCAGCGTGCCTTGCTGCGCACCGCGTTCGATCTGGGCATCAACCATTTCGATCTGGCCAACAACTACGGCCCGCCATACGGCAGCGCCGAGATCAATTTCGGTCGCCTGCTGCGCGAAGACTTCAAGCAGTATCGCGACGAGCTGATCATCTCCAGCAAGGCCGGTTGGGACATGTGGCCCGGCCCGTATGGTCAGGGCGGCGGTTCGCGCAAATACGTGCTGGCCAGCCTCGACCAGAGCCTGCAACGCTTGGGTCTGGATTATGTGGACATCTTCTATTCGCACCGCTTCGACCCGGACACTCCGCTGGAAGAAACCGCCAGCGCCCTCGCCACCGCCGTGCAGCAGGGCAAGGCTTTGTACATCGGCATCTCGTCCTATTCCGGGGTGAAAACCCGAGAAATGGCCGCGCTGCTGAAAGAGTGGAAAGTGCCGCTGCTGATTCATCAGCCGGCGTACAACCTGCTCAATCGCTGGGTGGAAAAGGACCTGCTCGATACCACCGATGAACTCGGCACGGGCGTCATCGCGTTTACGCCGCTGGCGCAGGGCTTGCTCACCGACAAATACCTCAACGGCGTGCCGGCGGATGCGCGGGTCAATCGTCCGGGCGGTGGTTCGCTGCAGGCTTCGCACTTGTCCGAGGCCAACATCGCCCACGTGCGAGCGTTGAACGAGATCGCCCAGCGTCGCGGCCAGAGTCTGGCGCAACTGGCATTGGCGTGGACCCTGCGTGATCCACGAGTGACCTCGGCACTGATCGGCGCGAGCCGGCCGGAGCAGATCATCGAGAACGTCGGGGCGCTGAAGAATCTGAATTTCAGTGCTGAAGAGCTGGCGGAGATTGACCGGTTTGCCCAAGAGGGCGGGATCAATCTTTGGGAGAAGCCTTCGACGGCGGAGTGA
- the tauD gene encoding taurine dioxygenase encodes MSTLNITPLSSALGAQISGVDISQPLSLEQRDAIEQALLKYQVLFFRNQPIEPAQQARFAHYFGDLHIHPIYPNVPEQPEVLILDTAVTDVRDNAIWHTDVTFLPTPAMGAVLSAKLLPEFGGDTLWASGIAAYEALSAPMKTLLEGLSATHDFTRSFPLERYGNTPEALAQWEEARRKNPPLSHPVIRTHPVSGRRSLFVNEGFTSKINELSETESEAILKFLFAHATRPEFTIRWRWQKDDIAFWDNRVTQHYAVDDYRPARRVMQRATVLGDVPFFR; translated from the coding sequence ATGAGCACCCTCAACATCACCCCGTTAAGCTCGGCCCTCGGCGCGCAGATCAGTGGCGTCGACATCAGCCAGCCGCTGAGCCTGGAACAGCGCGACGCCATCGAGCAGGCGCTGCTCAAGTATCAGGTGCTGTTCTTCCGCAACCAGCCGATCGAGCCGGCACAGCAGGCACGTTTCGCACATTATTTCGGCGACCTGCACATTCACCCGATCTACCCGAACGTACCGGAACAACCGGAAGTACTGATCCTCGACACCGCAGTCACCGACGTGCGCGATAACGCGATCTGGCATACCGACGTGACCTTCCTGCCGACGCCGGCGATGGGCGCAGTGCTCAGCGCCAAGTTGCTGCCGGAGTTCGGTGGCGACACGTTGTGGGCCAGCGGCATCGCGGCATATGAAGCGTTGTCGGCGCCGATGAAAACCCTGCTCGAAGGTCTGAGCGCCACCCACGATTTCACCCGATCGTTTCCACTCGAGCGCTACGGCAACACGCCTGAAGCGCTGGCGCAGTGGGAAGAAGCGCGGCGCAAGAATCCACCGCTGTCGCACCCGGTGATCCGTACGCACCCGGTGAGCGGACGGCGCTCGCTGTTCGTCAATGAAGGCTTCACTTCGAAGATCAATGAACTGTCGGAAACCGAGAGCGAAGCGATCCTGAAGTTTCTGTTTGCCCACGCGACACGGCCGGAATTCACCATTCGCTGGCGCTGGCAGAAAGACGATATTGCCTTCTGGGACAACCGCGTGACGCAGCATTACGCGGTGGACGATTACCGCCCGGCGCGGCGGGTGATGCAGCGGGCGACGGTTTTGGGGGATGTGCCGTTTTTTCGCTGA
- the tauC gene encoding taurine ABC transporter permease TauC, which produces MSSYDVSAAAVKTPSVSIPVRRSLSTRWISLLTLFGLLAIWWAVTATGLIEPLFLPPPSAVLQKGWLLATSGYMDSTLWQHLSASLSRIGLGLVFAILTAVPVGIAIGANRIARGVLDPLIEFYRPIPPLAYLPLIVIWCGIGELSKVLLIYLAIFAPIAIATATGVRTVDPAKLRAAQSLGATRAQLIRHVILPSALPDILTGVRIGLGVGWSTLVAAELIAATSGLGFMVQSAAQFLVTDVVVLGILVIALIAFAMEMGLRALQRRLVPWHGQAH; this is translated from the coding sequence ATGAGCAGTTACGACGTTTCCGCTGCGGCGGTGAAAACACCTTCGGTGAGCATCCCGGTGCGCCGCAGCCTCAGCACTCGCTGGATCAGCCTGCTGACACTGTTCGGCCTGCTGGCGATCTGGTGGGCGGTGACCGCGACCGGCCTGATCGAACCGCTGTTCCTGCCGCCACCCTCCGCCGTGCTGCAAAAGGGCTGGTTGCTGGCGACCTCCGGATACATGGATTCGACGCTGTGGCAGCACCTCAGTGCCAGCCTCAGCCGCATCGGTCTGGGTCTGGTTTTTGCGATTCTCACCGCCGTGCCGGTAGGCATCGCCATCGGCGCCAACCGCATCGCCCGCGGTGTGCTCGATCCGCTGATCGAGTTCTACCGCCCGATCCCGCCGCTGGCCTATCTGCCGCTGATCGTGATCTGGTGCGGCATCGGCGAGTTGTCGAAAGTGCTGTTGATCTATCTGGCGATTTTTGCGCCGATTGCAATTGCCACCGCGACGGGCGTGCGCACGGTTGATCCAGCAAAACTGCGCGCCGCTCAGTCATTGGGCGCGACGCGCGCGCAGTTGATTCGCCATGTGATTTTGCCGAGCGCTCTGCCGGACATTCTCACCGGCGTGCGCATTGGTCTGGGCGTCGGCTGGTCGACCCTGGTCGCCGCTGAACTGATCGCGGCCACCAGTGGCCTGGGCTTCATGGTGCAGTCGGCCGCGCAGTTTCTGGTCACCGATGTCGTGGTGCTGGGGATTCTGGTCATCGCCCTGATCGCCTTCGCCATGGAAATGGGCCTGCGCGCATTGCAGCGCAGACTGGTGCCGTGGCACGGCCAGGCGCACTAA
- the tauB gene encoding taurine ABC transporter ATP-binding subunit, giving the protein MALLQLERISAQYPGSPEPVLADISLTLGPQQLLVALGPSGSGKTSLLNLIAGFVEPSAGRITLDGVPVKGPSAERGVVFQDDALLPWQDVLANVAFGLELAGVGKDKREQRAREMLALVDLAGFEDRRIWQLSGGQKQRVGLARALAADPRVLLMDEPFGALDAFTREQMQELLLQVWQRTAKPVFLITHDIEEAVFLATDLILLAPNPGQIVERLQLDFGQRYAAGESARAIKSDPRFIETREHVLSKVFSQRSAGQRQERA; this is encoded by the coding sequence ATGGCCTTGCTACAGCTGGAGCGCATCAGCGCACAGTACCCGGGCAGCCCGGAGCCGGTGCTGGCGGATATTTCTCTGACCCTGGGGCCGCAGCAATTGCTGGTCGCCCTCGGCCCATCCGGCAGTGGCAAGACTTCGCTGTTGAACCTGATTGCCGGCTTCGTCGAGCCGAGTGCCGGGCGCATCACCCTTGACGGCGTGCCGGTCAAAGGCCCGAGCGCCGAACGTGGCGTGGTGTTCCAGGATGACGCGTTACTGCCTTGGCAGGATGTATTGGCCAACGTCGCCTTCGGCCTCGAACTGGCCGGTGTCGGCAAGGACAAACGCGAACAACGCGCCCGGGAAATGCTCGCGCTGGTCGATCTCGCCGGTTTCGAAGACCGACGCATCTGGCAATTGTCCGGTGGCCAGAAACAACGCGTCGGCCTCGCTCGCGCCCTCGCCGCCGACCCGCGCGTGTTGCTGATGGACGAGCCGTTCGGTGCGCTTGATGCATTCACTCGCGAGCAGATGCAGGAGCTGTTGCTGCAAGTCTGGCAACGCACGGCCAAGCCGGTTTTCCTGATTACCCACGACATTGAAGAAGCGGTGTTCCTCGCCACGGACCTGATTCTGCTGGCGCCGAATCCAGGGCAGATCGTCGAGCGCCTGCAATTGGATTTCGGTCAGCGTTATGCCGCTGGCGAGTCGGCGCGCGCGATCAAATCCGATCCGCGTTTCATCGAAACCCGCGAGCACGTGCTGAGCAAAGTCTTCTCGCAACGCAGCGCCGGACAACGGCAGGAGCGCGCATGA
- the tauA gene encoding taurine ABC transporter substrate-binding protein, whose amino-acid sequence MKLNFPLRLLAAASLAAASFLAQAADLTVAYQTTVDPAKVAQADGAYEKATKADISWRKFDNGADIIAAIASGDVQIGYLGSSPLAAAITRKVPVETFLIATQIGAAEALVARDGSGIKTPQDLIGKKIAVPFVSTGHYSLLAALKHWNIDPSKVTVLNLAPPAIIAAWKRGDIDATYVWDPALGVAKENGTVLITSGELAKFGAPTFDAWIVRKDFAEKHPEIVTAFAKVTLDAYADYRKDPQAWLANQSNVDKLVKLSGAKASDIPLLLQGNVYPLAADQVSDLGAPTTKAITDTAAFLKEQGKVEAVLPDYAPYVSAKYITN is encoded by the coding sequence TTGAAACTGAATTTCCCGCTTCGCCTGCTCGCCGCCGCCTCACTGGCCGCTGCAAGCTTCTTGGCCCAGGCGGCCGACCTCACTGTCGCCTACCAGACTACCGTCGACCCGGCCAAGGTCGCTCAGGCCGACGGCGCCTACGAGAAAGCTACCAAGGCCGATATCAGCTGGCGCAAGTTCGATAACGGCGCCGATATCATCGCCGCCATCGCGTCCGGCGATGTGCAGATCGGCTACCTCGGTTCGAGTCCGCTGGCCGCCGCGATCACCCGCAAGGTACCGGTAGAAACCTTCCTGATTGCCACGCAGATCGGCGCCGCTGAAGCACTGGTCGCGCGCGACGGCTCCGGCATCAAGACTCCGCAGGATCTGATCGGCAAGAAAATCGCCGTGCCGTTCGTGTCCACCGGGCACTACAGCCTGCTCGCCGCGCTCAAGCACTGGAACATCGATCCGTCGAAAGTCACCGTGCTCAACCTCGCGCCGCCAGCGATCATCGCGGCGTGGAAACGCGGCGATATCGACGCCACTTACGTGTGGGATCCGGCACTGGGCGTGGCCAAGGAAAACGGCACAGTGCTGATCACCTCCGGCGAGCTGGCCAAGTTCGGCGCGCCGACCTTCGATGCGTGGATCGTGCGCAAGGACTTCGCCGAAAAGCACCCGGAAATCGTCACCGCGTTCGCCAAGGTCACCCTCGACGCCTACGCCGATTACCGCAAGGATCCGCAGGCCTGGCTGGCCAACCAGAGCAACGTCGACAAACTGGTGAAACTCTCCGGCGCCAAGGCCAGCGACATTCCATTGCTGTTGCAGGGCAACGTCTACCCGCTGGCGGCGGATCAGGTCAGTGATCTCGGCGCGCCGACCACCAAAGCCATCACTGACACTGCCGCGTTCCTCAAGGAGCAAGGCAAGGTCGAAGCCGTGCTGCCGGACTACGCGCCTTACGTCAGCGCCAAATACATCACCAACTGA
- the gshA gene encoding glutamate--cysteine ligase produces the protein MSELLNRRLALLGERANLSLLKQCLHGIERECLRVTSEGRLAQTPHPEALGSALTNEQITTDYSESLLEFITPALPDPADTLASLDKIHRFAYSKLGNEYLWSPSMPCPLPAEEDIPIAYYGTSNIGQLKYVYRKGLALRYGKTMQCIAGIHYNFSLPEQLWPLLREAEGFVGTDRDFQSVSYIALIRNFRRYSWLLMYLFGASPALDAGFLRGRSHQLEQLDPDTLYLPYATSLRMSDLGYQSNAQAGLTPCYNDLASYTDSLREAVATPYAPYVEVGTHKDGEWVQLNTNILQIENEYYSNIRPKRVTYTGERPIQALMARGIQYVEVRCLDINPFLPMGIDLTESRFIDAFLLYCALNDSPLLTNTSCGNATSNFLSVVKEGRRPGLQLQRDGQPVEMKQWAAELLEQIAPLAAMLDQSVGGDAHSKALDAQLAKVNDPSLTPSAQVLAAMAEHKESFAQFSLRQSQTHAEFFRSEPLAADEQAKFEQLARASLAQQTELEQNEVGDFDVFVGAYQASILAISN, from the coding sequence TTGAGCGAACTTCTCAACCGCCGCCTGGCTCTGCTTGGCGAGCGCGCTAACCTCTCTCTGCTCAAGCAGTGCCTGCACGGTATCGAACGTGAATGCCTGCGCGTGACCAGTGAAGGTCGCCTGGCGCAAACGCCGCACCCCGAAGCCCTGGGTTCCGCGCTGACCAACGAACAGATCACCACCGACTACTCCGAGTCGCTGCTGGAATTCATCACGCCTGCCCTGCCGGATCCTGCCGACACGCTGGCGAGCCTGGACAAGATTCATCGTTTTGCCTACAGCAAACTCGGCAACGAGTATCTGTGGAGTCCATCGATGCCGTGCCCGTTGCCGGCCGAGGAAGACATCCCGATTGCCTATTACGGCACCTCCAATATCGGTCAGCTCAAATACGTCTATCGCAAGGGCCTGGCCCTGCGTTACGGCAAGACCATGCAGTGCATTGCCGGTATTCACTACAACTTTTCCCTGCCGGAACAACTCTGGCCATTGCTGCGCGAGGCCGAAGGTTTCGTCGGCACCGATCGCGATTTCCAGTCGGTGTCCTACATCGCGCTGATCCGCAACTTCCGTCGCTACAGCTGGCTGCTGATGTACCTGTTCGGTGCCTCGCCCGCGCTGGATGCCGGCTTCCTGCGCGGGCGTTCGCATCAGCTCGAACAGCTCGATCCCGACACGCTGTATCTGCCGTACGCGACCAGCCTGCGCATGAGCGATCTCGGTTATCAGAGCAACGCCCAGGCCGGCCTGACACCGTGCTACAACGATCTGGCGAGCTACACCGACAGCCTGCGCGAAGCGGTGGCCACGCCCTACGCGCCGTACGTGGAAGTCGGCACGCACAAGGATGGCGAGTGGGTGCAGCTCAATACCAACATCCTGCAGATCGAAAACGAGTACTACTCCAACATCCGCCCGAAACGCGTGACCTACACCGGCGAGCGGCCGATCCAGGCGCTGATGGCGCGCGGCATCCAGTACGTCGAAGTGCGCTGCCTGGACATCAACCCGTTCCTGCCGATGGGCATCGACCTCACCGAATCGCGCTTCATCGACGCGTTCCTGCTGTACTGCGCGCTGAACGACAGCCCGCTGCTGACCAACACTTCGTGCGGCAACGCCACCTCGAACTTCCTCAGCGTGGTCAAGGAAGGTCGCCGTCCGGGCCTGCAATTGCAGCGTGACGGTCAGCCGGTCGAGATGAAACAGTGGGCGGCGGAGCTGCTGGAACAGATTGCCCCGCTGGCGGCGATGCTCGACCAGAGCGTCGGCGGCGATGCCCACAGCAAGGCACTGGATGCGCAACTGGCCAAGGTCAACGACCCGTCCCTGACCCCATCGGCGCAGGTGCTGGCGGCCATGGCCGAGCACAAGGAAAGCTTTGCGCAGTTCTCCCTGCGCCAGAGCCAGACTCACGCCGAGTTCTTCCGCAGCGAGCCGTTGGCGGCCGACGAGCAAGCGAAGTTTGAACAACTGGCGCGCGCATCGCTGGCGCAGCAGACCGAGCTTGAGCAGAACGAAGTCGGCGATTTCGATGTGTTTGTTGGCGCGTATCAGGCGAGTATTCTCGCCATCAGCAATTAA